The genomic region GCGGTCCGCCGGCTCCAGCGCGGGATCCCGGAGCAGCGCCCGGTCTCGGTCCACGGGGTCGAGCGCGGGGTCCCGCTCCGGCGGCGCCTCGCGCTCCTCGGGGTCGCGCTCCGGCGCCCGGGCGAACTCCACCCGCTCGCGCGGCGGCACGCGCAGCGCGCCCCGCTCCGAGGCGGCACGGACCGCGCGGCGCGGCGGCGGCTCCAAGGCTGGGGGCGCGCCGGCCGGGCGCGGCACCTCCCGGAAGGGCGGCCAGGGCCAGGGCCAGGGCCGCTCGAGGTCCGGCTCGCGCTCCGGGTCGCGCACCACCGGCCGCGGCGGGAGGCGGCGGTAGGTGGCGGGCTCGGGCGAGGAGCGGCTCAACCTGGACTTCGTGACCGACCGGCTCGCGGTGGGCGGCAGCTACCCCGAGCGGGACGCGGAGCGGCTCGCTCGGGAGCACGGGATCCGGCACGTGGTGGACGTGCGGGTGGAGGCGCGCGACGACGAGGCGGTGCTGCGCCGCTGCGGGGTGACCCTGCTCCACCTCCCCACCGAGGACCGCTGCGCCATCTCGCTCGACGTGATCGACGACGGCGTGGGCTGGGTGCGCGAGCGGCTCGGGCGGGGGGAGCGGGTCTTCATCCACTGCGAGTACGGCGTGGGCCGGAGCGCGCTCCTGGCGCTCTGCGTGCTCGTCGCGGAGGGGGACGCGCCGCTGGAGGCGCTGGCGCGCGCCAAGTCGGCCCGCTGGCAGGTCTCGCCCAGCCCGGAGCAGCTCCAGGCCTTCCAGGTCTGGTGCCGGCGCGAGCAGCATCGGGCGGGGGCGGCCTGGCCCATCCCGAGCTTCGAGGAGCTCGCCGGGATCGCCTACAGCCACCTGCGCCGCGGCGAGGTGGGGACGGGCACGCTCCGCTCCGGCTGACGCCCGCACGAGGCGATGCGGGTCTACGGCGATCGGCTGCGGCGCGAGGCGCCGCGCGAGAAGCTCGCCCGGCTGGGCGCGCTCCTCGGCGACGCCCGCGCGGCCGGCGGGCGCGCGCGGCACGACCTCCTGCTCGACGCGCTGGTGGAGGCGGGCGAGCTCGCGCAGGGGGTGCTCGACGCGCGCTTCGCGGCGGAGGGCGCGGACGGGCGCTCGCCGGAGGGAGACGCGGCGATGGCGCTCGCCGGCGGCGTGGCGCGGGCGCTCTGGAGCTCCTGGCGCTCCGGCTTCTCCCGGGTGGAGTGGCCGCCCGGAGCGCTCGCGCTGGCCGTGGCGCGCGCCGGGCTGCCCGCGACCGTCGAGGTGAAGGCGCCGGAGGGCTACGCCTTCTACGCGCTCTACCCCGAGGCGTACGGCGAGGCGGCGGAGGCGCTCGCCCCGGCGGGCGCGCGGCTGCGCGTCATCGGGCTGCGGAGCGTCGGCACCGGGCTCGCCGCGCTCGTCGCCGCCGCGGCGGGGGCCACGCGCGCGCCGGTGACGCTGCGGCCGGTCGGGCATCCCTTCGCGCGCCGGCTGGCGGTGTCGGCCGCCCTGGAGCGCGAGCTCGTCGGCGATCCCGAGGCGCGCTACGCCGTCGTGGACGAGGGGCCGGGGCTCTCGGGCAGCTCCTTCGCCGCGGTCGGCCGCTGGCTGGAGGCGCGGGGCGTCGCGCCGGAGCGGATCCACCTCCTCCCCGGGCACGACGGCGAGCCGGGCGGCGTCAACCCCGAGGCCGCCGCCGCGTACCGTCGCTGGCCGAGGCGCGCGGTCTCCTTCGAGGCGCTCCACCGCGAGGCCGGCGGGATCGCGGCCTGGGCGGCCCCGCTCATCGGCCTGGCGCTCGAGCCGCCGCGGGACCTGTCGGGCGGCGCCTGGCGCGCGCTGGTGTGCGGGGCGCCGCCGTGGCCGCCGGCCGACCCGCCGCGCGAGCGGCGCAAGCTCCTCGTCCGGACGCGCGCGGGGCCGTGGCTGTTGCGCTTCGCCGGCCTGGGCCGCTCGGGCGCGGCGGCGCTGCGACGGGCCCGGGCGCTCGCCCGCGCCGGGTTCGCCGCCGAGGTGGCCGGGCTCGCGCGCGGGTTCCTGGTGCAGCGCTGGGTGGAGGCGCGGCCGCTCCCCCAGGCGGCGGTCCCGCGCGCCGCGCTCCTCGCCCGGGTGGCCGAGTACCTCGCCTTCCGCGCCGCGGCGCTGCCGGCCGGGGCGGGGGAGGGGGCCGCGCCGGGCGAGCTCCTCGAGATGGCGCGGACCAACCTCGCCGAGGGGGGCGAGGCGGCGGCGCTCCGCGCGCTCGAGGCTGCCGCCGCGCCGCTCGACGCCATCTCCGCGGGCGCGAGGCCGATCGAGGTGGACGGCAAGCTGCAACCCTGGGAGTGGCTCGTCGCCGGCGACGGCCGGCTGCTCAAGGCCGACGCCGTGGATCACTGCGCCGCGCACGACCTCGTCGGCTGCCAGGACCTGCTCTGGGACGTGGCCGGCGCCGAGGCGGAGCTGGCGCTGTCGAGAGGCGAGCTGGGCGAGCTGCTCGGCCGCCTCCGCGCCGCGGGCGCGCGGCCGGAGGCGCACCTCGCCTTCTACCGGCTCGCCTACCGCGCCTTCCAGCTCGGCCGCGCCCGGCTCGCCGTGGGGGGACCCTGAGCGCGGCCTCAGGCGTACCGGCGCGTCATCCGCGCGCAGAACTCG from Anaeromyxobacter paludicola harbors:
- a CDS encoding protein-tyrosine phosphatase family protein produces the protein MAGSGEERLNLDFVTDRLAVGGSYPERDAERLAREHGIRHVVDVRVEARDDEAVLRRCGVTLLHLPTEDRCAISLDVIDDGVGWVRERLGRGERVFIHCEYGVGRSALLALCVLVAEGDAPLEALARAKSARWQVSPSPEQLQAFQVWCRREQHRAGAAWPIPSFEELAGIAYSHLRRGEVGTGTLRSG